A DNA window from Acidobacteriota bacterium contains the following coding sequences:
- a CDS encoding DUF1028 domain-containing protein, translated as MKILILVLTLLLVPALPASATFSIVAIDPVTGDLGIAVASRYFAVGAVVPWADAGVGAVATQAGVNVGYGPRALELLRQGLTAQQVMDRLFQEDTFPGKDGRQIAIVDAKGNVAVFTGDAANAWRGHVTGKTWSAQGNILVGRHVVEAMGRAFDQTNDELAEKLYAALKAGDEAGGDSRGRQSASILVVRKAGGRNTNNDRYVFVNVDDHQDPMSELRRLMNIQMTINHGGAVNRALTASDFAKALASAEKVAGYSPNDGAAHVRAGFIAYLAGNRDRATAAFARAKQLTLPAQFKTLWDGQSSRTPAFARVLEDKAFVAASGPQ; from the coding sequence ATGAAAATACTTATCCTCGTCCTCACGCTCCTGCTCGTGCCGGCACTGCCGGCCAGCGCGACGTTCTCGATTGTCGCGATCGATCCGGTGACCGGCGACCTGGGCATTGCGGTGGCCTCGCGCTACTTTGCGGTGGGCGCGGTCGTGCCGTGGGCCGACGCGGGCGTGGGCGCGGTCGCCACGCAGGCCGGCGTGAACGTGGGCTATGGCCCACGCGCGCTGGAGTTGCTGCGGCAGGGGTTGACCGCGCAGCAGGTGATGGACCGCCTGTTCCAGGAGGACACGTTTCCCGGCAAGGACGGCCGGCAAATCGCCATCGTCGACGCCAAGGGCAACGTTGCGGTGTTCACCGGCGATGCCGCCAACGCGTGGCGCGGCCACGTCACCGGCAAGACCTGGTCCGCGCAAGGCAACATCCTGGTCGGACGACACGTCGTCGAGGCCATGGGCCGCGCGTTCGACCAGACCAACGATGAACTGGCCGAGAAGCTCTACGCAGCGCTAAAGGCCGGCGACGAGGCGGGTGGCGACAGCCGGGGCCGGCAGTCGGCATCGATCCTGGTCGTGCGCAAGGCTGGTGGCCGCAACACCAACAACGACCGCTATGTCTTCGTGAACGTGGACGATCACCAGGATCCGATGAGCGAACTGCGGCGGCTCATGAACATCCAGATGACCATCAACCACGGCGGCGCCGTCAATCGCGCCCTCACTGCGAGCGACTTTGCGAAGGCGCTGGCGTCGGCCGAAAAGGTGGCCGGCTACTCGCCGAACGACGGCGCGGCCCACGTGCGAGCCGGCTTCATCGCGTACCTGGCCGGCAACCGCGACCGCGCCACGGCCGCCTTCGCCCGAGCGAAGCAACTGACGCTGCCGGCGCAGTTCAAGACGCTCTGGGACGGCCAGTCGTCCCGGACCCCCGCGTTTGCCAGGGTCCTCGAAGACAAGGCGTTCGTGGCGGCCTCAGGCCCGCAATAG
- a CDS encoding protein kinase produces MPLAPGTTLGTYEITGSLGAGGMGEVYRARDIRLGRSVAIKVLPEAFATDADRVPRFEREAKVLASLNHPHIAALYGMEHGAGQVPIHFLVMELVEGETLLERLARGPVPVGEALPIAIQIADALETAHEQGVVHRDLKPANIKITPDDKVKVLDFGLAKAMDSSPAALSTASSPTVVLLATQAGMIMGTAAYMSPEQAKGAAVDRRSDVFSFGVVLYEMLTGQRPFRGDTGAQVMAAIIALEADLTALPAGTDPRLAVLLKRCLEKNPKKRWQAMGDLRIELEALVAAPIPAATATFTVTPATPSLWRRVMPVALLVAITAGASVFATRWLTPAPPRDVVRFAFPSPNYNRAFQNLALSPDGTRLAYVVDVGPGQRQLMLRSMGESQARSIPGAEGQVSSPSFSPDGQFVAFYSGADEALKKVALTGGPAVTLARMVAPFSGPHWGARGILITQPSGGLRVSPDGGEPEVVIPVAPGERISSPQYIGDDGSILFTLTTEAFGTGWEKGQVIIQTADGARRVVASSASDPRYLSSGHLVFASGANLLAVPFDLAGFRTTGPPVPIVEGISRGMSQLFVAHYAVSASGSLAYLPAEAPTAAARRNLALMNLDGSSQLLPVPPNAYQHPRISPDGTRIVVATETADDSAIWIHDLAGDGLPRRLTFDGRNAAPIWTRDGKFITFQSDREGDRGLFQQPADGNQAAERLTRPELIHSHFPESWSPDGKTLAMRVATEVTSVWAWSPEGDRLPKPLLRGAQSYAMSEFSPDGRWLAYASNELDGRNTQVFVQPYPPTGAKHQLPMDSSNPVWSRDGKRLFFSRDSRIFIADIQTAPALAIGQPRELKLPDIMPGGATMRRHWDLMPDGKRLLVVLPESSADSARGDSTQIEVVVNGLQELVAKTPPR; encoded by the coding sequence ATGCCGCTCGCTCCCGGAACGACCCTCGGCACCTACGAGATTACCGGCTCGCTTGGCGCCGGTGGCATGGGCGAGGTGTACCGCGCCCGTGACATCCGGCTCGGTCGCAGCGTGGCGATCAAGGTCCTGCCGGAGGCGTTCGCCACCGATGCGGACCGGGTGCCGCGCTTCGAGCGCGAGGCCAAGGTGCTGGCGTCGCTCAACCATCCCCACATCGCCGCGCTCTACGGCATGGAGCACGGCGCCGGCCAGGTGCCGATCCACTTCCTGGTCATGGAACTGGTCGAAGGCGAGACTCTGCTCGAACGCCTCGCGCGTGGGCCAGTGCCCGTCGGCGAGGCGCTTCCCATCGCCATCCAGATTGCCGACGCGCTCGAGACCGCGCACGAGCAAGGCGTCGTGCACCGCGACCTGAAGCCCGCCAACATCAAGATCACACCCGACGACAAGGTCAAGGTCCTGGACTTCGGGCTCGCCAAGGCCATGGACAGCTCGCCGGCGGCATTATCAACCGCGAGTTCCCCGACGGTGGTCTTACTGGCCACGCAGGCCGGCATGATCATGGGCACCGCCGCCTACATGTCGCCTGAGCAGGCCAAGGGCGCCGCGGTCGATCGGCGCAGCGACGTGTTCTCGTTCGGCGTCGTGCTGTACGAGATGCTCACCGGGCAACGGCCCTTTCGCGGCGACACCGGCGCACAGGTCATGGCGGCGATCATCGCCCTCGAGGCGGATCTCACGGCACTGCCTGCCGGAACGGACCCGCGGCTCGCCGTGCTGCTCAAGCGCTGCCTGGAGAAGAACCCGAAGAAGCGCTGGCAGGCGATGGGCGATCTGCGGATCGAGCTCGAGGCGTTGGTCGCCGCGCCAATTCCCGCGGCGACCGCGACATTTACCGTGACTCCCGCCACCCCTTCGCTCTGGCGCCGCGTCATGCCGGTGGCGTTGCTGGTCGCGATCACCGCCGGCGCCTCGGTGTTCGCGACGCGGTGGCTGACGCCGGCGCCGCCCCGCGACGTGGTGCGGTTTGCGTTTCCGAGCCCAAACTACAACCGCGCGTTCCAGAATCTCGCGCTGTCACCCGACGGCACGCGGCTGGCCTACGTGGTCGATGTTGGCCCCGGCCAACGCCAGCTGATGCTGCGGAGCATGGGCGAATCGCAGGCGCGGTCGATCCCTGGCGCCGAGGGACAGGTCAGCAGTCCATCGTTCTCTCCCGACGGCCAGTTTGTCGCGTTCTACTCTGGCGCAGACGAGGCGTTGAAGAAGGTCGCGCTCACCGGCGGCCCGGCGGTGACCCTGGCCAGGATGGTGGCGCCATTCTCGGGCCCGCATTGGGGGGCGCGCGGGATTCTCATCACCCAGCCAAGCGGCGGTCTTCGGGTCTCGCCCGACGGGGGTGAGCCAGAGGTGGTGATTCCGGTCGCGCCCGGCGAGCGCATTTCCAGTCCGCAGTACATCGGCGACGACGGATCGATCCTGTTCACGCTGACGACGGAGGCCTTCGGCACCGGCTGGGAAAAGGGACAGGTCATCATCCAGACTGCTGACGGCGCGCGACGGGTCGTGGCGTCGTCGGCCAGTGACCCGCGCTACCTGTCGTCAGGTCACCTGGTGTTTGCGTCTGGGGCGAATCTGCTCGCGGTGCCCTTCGACCTCGCCGGCTTCCGCACGACCGGACCGCCGGTCCCGATCGTCGAGGGCATTTCGCGCGGGATGTCGCAGCTGTTCGTGGCGCACTATGCGGTGTCGGCTTCCGGCTCGCTCGCATACCTGCCGGCCGAAGCGCCCACGGCAGCGGCGCGGCGCAACCTGGCACTGATGAACCTCGACGGCAGTTCGCAGTTGCTGCCCGTACCACCGAACGCTTACCAGCACCCACGCATCTCCCCCGACGGCACTCGCATCGTCGTGGCGACGGAGACCGCAGACGACTCGGCCATCTGGATTCACGACCTCGCCGGCGATGGCCTCCCTCGCCGGCTGACGTTTGATGGGCGCAACGCGGCGCCGATTTGGACGCGCGATGGAAAGTTCATCACTTTCCAGTCGGATCGCGAAGGCGATCGCGGCCTGTTCCAGCAGCCCGCGGACGGCAACCAGGCCGCAGAGCGTCTCACCAGGCCCGAATTGATCCACAGCCACTTCCCGGAGTCATGGAGTCCTGACGGAAAGACGCTTGCGATGCGGGTAGCTACCGAGGTAACCAGCGTCTGGGCGTGGTCGCCTGAGGGAGACCGATTGCCGAAGCCCTTGCTGCGAGGGGCCCAGTCGTACGCCATGAGCGAGTTCTCGCCAGACGGGCGGTGGCTGGCCTACGCCTCGAACGAACTCGACGGGCGCAACACCCAGGTGTTTGTACAACCCTATCCACCCACGGGGGCGAAGCACCAACTGCCGATGGACTCGTCCAATCCGGTCTGGTCGCGCGATGGCAAGCGCCTGTTTTTCTCCAGGGATAGCCGTATCTTCATCGCCGATATTCAGACCGCCCCGGCGTTGGCCATCGGCCAGCCCAGGGAACTGAAGCTGCCGGACATCATGCCGGGCGGTGCGACCATGCGGCGGCACTGGGACCTGATGCCTGATGGCAAGCGGCTGTTGGTCGTGCTCCCGGAAAGCTCGGCCGATTCGGCCCGGGGAGACTCGACGCAGATTGAAGTCGTCGTCAACGGGCTGCAGGAGCTGGTCGCCAAGACGCCGCCACGCTAA
- a CDS encoding VWA domain-containing protein, with the protein MRIPAGLTAAALLALAATEPVATRQFRAGTALVMVDVVATRADGNLNHDLKREDFLVFEDGKPQEIKQFQIVDLETIAAEVVDPPGVFSNRAEPGAVFALVLDDMNIDTRHSALMHKTANGFIDEQVRSGDYVGVMRTGMNSPLLLTTDRELVRPLIARTQGLRDANDLSAVTGVTGETLPVLGAGGELQMPDFSALGLFDQSPAARIQAEQSLVMVQRVVEYLSPIPARRKAVLLFSQGVAFDLETFAANSTSRSFDTMRRLLAAAREGNVAIYTIDPRGLQGSQDPPIGATPVPITGDAGIDSLRDLAAATGGRAVVSTNELQGALGRISRENRFYYLVGYEPSDTGSPTRARQIEVKTRAPGTTLLHRRAYSPSAATAVAAVVNRAPIAAPLPDAGLPISMAPVVFPDPAGGASLAVPFEVGGNLPGNDTVKYTLVAVDGRGVQSGRVSGTVRVADGAARGMVRQKLAPGRYQLRLQAEIDGRGTGVALANVSMLVPNTDTPVCGGFMLLQNEGGRPRPNVTRFFRSDRPVMAAMVLSARALSAGSLALVVRRPGAPEAELPLGRPQSIVNGLWRVESGIPASTFSGDVELILLSNEQPVPGCRTELHFE; encoded by the coding sequence ATGCGAATTCCTGCCGGACTGACCGCCGCCGCCCTCCTCGCCCTGGCGGCGACCGAGCCGGTTGCCACGCGGCAGTTCCGGGCCGGCACCGCCCTGGTGATGGTGGACGTGGTGGCCACCCGGGCCGACGGCAACCTGAATCACGACCTGAAGCGCGAAGACTTCCTGGTGTTCGAAGACGGCAAGCCGCAGGAGATCAAGCAGTTCCAGATCGTGGATCTGGAGACCATCGCCGCCGAAGTCGTCGATCCACCCGGGGTGTTCAGCAATCGCGCCGAGCCCGGCGCCGTGTTCGCGCTGGTGCTCGATGACATGAACATCGACACCCGGCACTCCGCCTTGATGCACAAGACGGCGAATGGGTTTATCGACGAGCAGGTGCGCAGTGGCGACTACGTCGGGGTGATGCGCACCGGCATGAACTCGCCGTTGCTGCTCACGACCGATCGCGAGCTGGTGCGACCGCTGATTGCGCGGACCCAGGGGCTCCGCGATGCCAACGACCTGAGCGCCGTGACCGGCGTCACTGGCGAGACCTTGCCCGTGCTTGGCGCCGGCGGCGAGCTGCAGATGCCGGACTTCAGCGCGCTGGGGCTGTTCGACCAGTCGCCGGCCGCGCGCATCCAGGCCGAGCAGAGCCTCGTGATGGTGCAGCGCGTGGTCGAGTACCTCTCGCCGATTCCGGCGCGACGCAAGGCCGTGCTGCTGTTCAGCCAGGGCGTGGCGTTCGACCTCGAAACGTTCGCGGCCAACAGCACCTCGCGCAGCTTCGACACCATGCGCCGCCTGCTGGCCGCGGCGCGCGAGGGCAACGTGGCGATCTACACCATCGATCCCCGCGGACTGCAAGGGTCACAGGATCCGCCCATCGGCGCCACCCCGGTGCCGATTACCGGCGATGCCGGCATCGACTCGCTGCGCGATCTCGCTGCGGCGACCGGCGGTCGGGCCGTGGTCAGCACCAACGAGCTCCAGGGCGCGCTTGGTCGCATCTCCCGCGAGAACCGGTTCTATTACCTGGTCGGCTACGAGCCATCGGACACGGGCTCGCCGACTCGCGCGCGGCAGATCGAGGTCAAGACGCGAGCGCCGGGAACGACGCTGCTGCACCGCCGGGCCTATTCGCCGTCAGCGGCCACGGCCGTGGCGGCGGTCGTCAACCGGGCGCCGATTGCCGCGCCGCTGCCGGATGCCGGCCTGCCGATCTCGATGGCGCCGGTCGTGTTCCCCGACCCTGCAGGTGGGGCGTCGCTGGCCGTGCCGTTCGAGGTGGGCGGCAACCTGCCGGGCAACGACACGGTGAAGTACACGCTGGTGGCGGTCGACGGCCGCGGCGTGCAATCGGGCCGCGTCTCCGGCACCGTGCGCGTCGCGGACGGCGCCGCGCGAGGCATGGTGCGGCAGAAACTCGCGCCCGGCCGCTACCAGCTGCGGCTGCAGGCCGAGATTGACGGTCGTGGAACCGGCGTGGCGCTGGCCAATGTCTCGATGCTCGTGCCCAATACCGATACTCCGGTCTGTGGCGGATTCATGCTGTTGCAGAACGAGGGCGGCAGGCCGCGGCCGAACGTGACGCGGTTTTTCCGCAGCGACCGACCAGTGATGGCCGCCATGGTGCTGTCGGCACGCGCGCTGTCGGCCGGCTCACTGGCGCTGGTAGTGCGGCGTCCCGGCGCGCCCGAAGCCGAGTTGCCGCTGGGGCGGCCGCAATCGATCGTCAACGGGCTGTGGCGCGTCGAATCCGGCATTCCGGCCTCGACGTTCTCCGGCGATGTCGAGCTGATCCTGCTGTCGAACGAACAACCCGTTCCCGGATGCCGCACGGAACTGCATTTTGAGTGA
- a CDS encoding alkaline phosphatase family protein → MKFLTTLTLALLMLLGNATPTPAYIGPGAGFALMSSAFVLVTTILVVLVTLLAWPFRALWRALTSAAPPKASITRLIVVGLDGQDPKLTDQFMREGILPNFSALAATGSYRRLKTTFPSVSPVAWSSFSTGSHPARHNIFDFLDRDRRTYLPMLSSARIGKVDRFLKIGRYRIPLRKPELRLLRKSKPFWTILGESRIWSTVLRVPITFPPDRFYGAELSAMCVPDLLGTQGTFLLYTTRPQGQAFKEGGLRFAVAIEGECVTTTLHGPDNTFLDGTPPLTLPLRARLDRGSRQVHVEVGGHSVTLQAGTLSDWIPLAFSAMPGITVKGLTRLLVTELGEHFSLYVSPINLDPGAPAMPISHPSYYATYLAKRVGSFATLGLAEDTWALNEGVTDDGTFLQQAYDIDRERESMFFASLDRLRRGCLVCVFDATDRIQHMFWRDIDPGHPAGRGREQAPHRDAIRELYRHNDALVGRVRARMRDGDVLMVISDHGFSSFRRGVNLNQWLLREGYLTLKPGTDGSSEWLRDVDWSATRAYALGLTGMFLNLTGREAGGIVSPGAEAAALKAEIMGKLRNLADPEKAGVGVNEAFDTTALYSGPYLENAPDLIIGYNAGYRTSWDCATGIVSGAVFEDNLKPWSGDHCIDPRLVPGVFFCNRKVTTEEPSLIDIAPTALRLFGIEPPPYMDGRSLEGLA, encoded by the coding sequence TTGAAGTTCCTGACCACCCTCACGCTGGCGTTGCTCATGCTGCTTGGCAACGCCACGCCGACCCCAGCATACATCGGCCCCGGCGCCGGCTTCGCGCTGATGTCGTCAGCCTTCGTGCTCGTCACCACTATCCTCGTCGTGTTGGTGACGCTGCTGGCCTGGCCGTTTCGCGCCTTGTGGCGGGCCCTCACCAGTGCGGCGCCGCCCAAGGCATCCATCACCCGGCTGATCGTGGTGGGTCTCGACGGTCAGGATCCGAAGCTGACCGATCAGTTCATGCGCGAAGGCATCTTGCCCAACTTCAGCGCGCTCGCCGCCACCGGCAGCTATCGGCGCCTCAAGACGACCTTTCCCTCGGTGTCGCCGGTGGCATGGTCGTCGTTCAGCACCGGTTCGCACCCGGCGCGGCACAACATCTTCGATTTTCTCGATCGCGACCGCCGCACCTACCTGCCGATGCTGTCGTCGGCCCGCATCGGCAAGGTCGATCGGTTCCTGAAGATCGGCCGCTACCGGATTCCCCTGCGCAAGCCCGAACTGCGGCTGCTGCGCAAGTCGAAGCCGTTCTGGACGATCCTCGGCGAGTCCCGCATCTGGAGCACGGTGTTGCGCGTGCCGATCACGTTCCCCCCCGACCGCTTCTACGGCGCCGAACTGAGCGCGATGTGCGTGCCCGATCTGCTGGGCACCCAGGGCACGTTCCTGCTCTACACCACCCGGCCCCAGGGCCAGGCCTTCAAGGAGGGCGGGCTGCGCTTTGCGGTTGCGATCGAAGGCGAGTGCGTCACGACCACCTTGCACGGACCGGACAACACCTTCCTGGACGGCACGCCCCCGCTCACCTTGCCCCTGCGGGCGCGGCTGGATCGCGGGTCACGCCAGGTGCACGTGGAAGTGGGCGGCCACTCGGTCACGCTCCAGGCCGGCACGCTGAGCGACTGGATCCCGCTCGCCTTTTCCGCGATGCCCGGCATCACCGTAAAAGGCTTGACGCGCCTGCTCGTCACGGAGCTGGGCGAGCATTTCTCGCTCTACGTCTCGCCCATCAACCTCGACCCGGGCGCGCCGGCGATGCCGATCTCGCATCCCTCCTACTACGCCACCTACCTCGCCAAGCGCGTGGGGTCCTTTGCTACGCTCGGCCTGGCCGAAGACACGTGGGCGCTCAACGAAGGCGTCACCGACGATGGGACGTTCCTGCAGCAGGCCTACGATATCGACCGCGAGCGGGAGTCGATGTTCTTTGCGTCGCTCGATCGCCTGCGCCGGGGCTGCCTGGTGTGTGTCTTTGACGCCACCGATCGCATCCAGCACATGTTCTGGCGCGACATCGATCCCGGACACCCCGCCGGTCGCGGCCGCGAGCAGGCGCCGCACCGCGACGCGATCCGCGAGCTCTACCGCCACAACGACGCGCTGGTGGGTCGCGTCCGCGCGCGGATGCGGGATGGCGATGTCCTCATGGTGATCTCGGACCATGGCTTCAGCTCGTTCCGGCGCGGCGTCAACCTCAACCAGTGGCTGCTTCGCGAAGGCTACCTGACGCTCAAGCCCGGCACCGACGGCAGCAGCGAGTGGCTGCGGGATGTGGACTGGAGCGCCACGCGCGCCTACGCGCTGGGCCTCACGGGGATGTTTCTCAACCTGACCGGCCGCGAGGCGGGCGGCATTGTCTCTCCGGGAGCCGAGGCTGCCGCGCTCAAGGCCGAGATCATGGGCAAGCTTCGCAACCTCGCCGACCCCGAGAAGGCGGGGGTCGGCGTCAACGAGGCGTTCGACACCACCGCGCTGTACTCGGGCCCGTACCTCGAGAACGCGCCCGACCTGATCATCGGCTACAACGCCGGCTACCGCACGTCGTGGGACTGCGCCACGGGCATCGTGTCGGGCGCGGTGTTCGAGGACAATCTGAAGCCGTGGAGTGGCGACCATTGCATCGATCCGCGCCTGGTACCCGGGGTGTTCTTCTGCAACCGCAAGGTCACGACCGAGGAACCGTCGCTGATCGACATCGCGCCGACGGCGCTCCGCCTGTTCGGCATCGAACCGCCGCCTTATATGGACGGCCGGTCACTGGAAGGACTCGCATGA
- a CDS encoding sulfotransferase domain-containing protein — protein sequence MSFLRRLRRGRPIVVVSGLPRSGTSMAMKMLEAGGLPTLTDGLRRADASNPNGYYEFERVKQLDKAGDTAWLAAARGQAVKIISFLLTYLPESYDYQVVFMRRDLGEVVSSQNQMLDARDEDRGAGDDRTMALYAQHLEQVERFLRQRACFSTLMVDYAEVLADPGGQAARINQFVGGRLAVDRMVAVAEPALYRNRRGAS from the coding sequence ATGTCCTTCCTTCGCCGCCTTCGACGCGGCCGTCCGATTGTGGTGGTGTCCGGCCTGCCGCGGTCGGGAACATCAATGGCGATGAAGATGCTCGAGGCCGGGGGGCTCCCCACCTTGACCGACGGCCTTCGGCGCGCCGACGCGAGCAACCCCAACGGCTATTACGAGTTCGAGCGCGTCAAGCAACTCGACAAGGCGGGCGACACCGCCTGGCTCGCGGCTGCGCGCGGCCAGGCCGTGAAGATCATCTCGTTTCTCCTTACCTACCTGCCCGAGTCGTACGATTACCAGGTCGTTTTCATGCGACGCGACCTGGGCGAGGTCGTCTCATCGCAGAACCAGATGCTCGACGCCCGCGATGAGGATCGTGGGGCCGGCGACGACCGCACGATGGCGCTCTACGCGCAGCACCTGGAGCAGGTCGAGCGCTTCTTGCGGCAACGAGCGTGCTTTTCCACCTTGATGGTGGACTACGCCGAGGTCCTTGCCGACCCCGGCGGACAGGCGGCGCGCATCAACCAGTTCGTCGGCGGCCGCCTCGCCGTGGATCGGATGGTCGCCGTGGCCGAGCCGGCCCTCTACCGTAACCGCCGCGGCGCCTCATAG
- a CDS encoding amidohydrolase family protein, translating into MICDAHVHFFSPGFFAALKADRAAVAALGFDVPESAESLADRWVAELDANGVAQAAVMASLPGDADSVATALARHPSRFVGFFMVDPTRDDAMAYATRALDAGLRTICLFPAMHRYPLYDERVARVFGLAASRPGTALFVHCGVLSVGIRGKLGLPSPFEIRFGNPLDLHGVALKFGAVPIVIPHFGAGMLREALMVASLCPNVLLDTSSSNSWIRQTPGLTLEQVFRTALDVVGAERLLFGTDSSFFPRGWNPDVYVQQKTALDSLGIDATDQEKIFSGNFKRLFREAP; encoded by the coding sequence ATGATCTGCGACGCACACGTCCACTTCTTCTCACCTGGGTTCTTCGCGGCGCTCAAAGCCGACCGTGCCGCCGTTGCGGCGCTCGGCTTCGACGTCCCGGAGTCGGCCGAATCGCTCGCCGATCGCTGGGTCGCAGAGCTCGACGCCAACGGCGTCGCTCAAGCGGCGGTGATGGCCAGCTTGCCGGGCGACGCAGACTCGGTGGCGACGGCACTCGCGCGACATCCCTCACGCTTCGTCGGGTTCTTCATGGTCGACCCGACGCGCGACGATGCGATGGCGTACGCCACGCGGGCCCTGGACGCGGGGCTACGCACCATTTGCCTGTTCCCGGCGATGCATCGGTACCCGCTCTACGACGAACGCGTGGCGCGGGTGTTCGGCCTCGCGGCATCGCGGCCGGGCACCGCGCTGTTCGTTCACTGCGGGGTGCTGTCGGTAGGCATTCGCGGGAAGCTCGGCCTGCCCAGCCCGTTCGAGATCCGCTTCGGCAACCCGCTCGACCTCCACGGCGTTGCCTTGAAGTTTGGCGCGGTGCCGATCGTGATCCCGCACTTCGGCGCCGGCATGCTACGCGAAGCGCTGATGGTGGCCAGCCTCTGCCCGAACGTGCTGCTCGACACATCAAGCTCCAACTCCTGGATCAGGCAGACGCCGGGCCTGACACTGGAGCAGGTGTTCCGCACCGCCCTCGACGTCGTCGGCGCCGAGCGGCTGTTGTTCGGCACCGACTCGTCGTTCTTCCCGCGCGGCTGGAACCCTGACGTCTACGTGCAGCAGAAGACCGCGCTCGACAGCCTCGGCATCGACGCGACTGACCAGGAGAAGATCTTCTCGGGCAACTTCAAGCGACTGTTCCGCGAAGCGCCTTAG